One region of Planctomycetota bacterium genomic DNA includes:
- a CDS encoding sodium-translocating pyrophosphatase, producing MARKLLVAGCTAAGLFATGTPLWAEEAAVQSTRSIPTIWWVAPFGSLVALGFALMFYFWMKKQNPGEPEMVKIAGYVKKGAMAYLKQQYKVVAIVFVIISILLSIMAFGLGVQSVWVPFAFLTGGFFSGLCGYLGMLSATEASSRTAFAAKDSLNKGLKVAFRSGAVMGLIVVGFGLVDICLWFLLLYKGVPALHQIYPNFIFFQPMELKEITVVMLCFGMGASTQALFARVGGGIFTKAADVGADLVGKVEAGIPEDDPRNPAVIADNVGDNVGDVAGMGADLYESYCGSILASAALGAATALSLNADPLPWVILPMIIAGIGNFLSIIGIYAVSTKEKATQKDLMASLFRGINLSSLLIVIFSAFAVFYILKDVAGLGNPVFMGVSSGAIGIWLAIVVGLVVGIIIGKSTEYYTSSDYKPTQLVAEQTQTGPATTIISGMALGMLSTAIPVISIGIGMMLSYGLSGGFTDPIRGLYGIGLASVGMLSTLGITLATDAYGPIADNAGGNAQMTNQPAFVRERTDALDSLGNTTAATGKGFAIGSAALTALALLAAYIEEIRIGLERAGTTVIQIGSGAVNVAGASLDNFMEFFQITLMNPKVLVGAFIGSMLAFAFAAMSMKAVGRAAGRMVQEVRRQFKEIKGLLEGKAEADYTTCVSIATKGAQTEMILPASMALIAPVAVGLLLGVPGVMGMLVGGLSTGFVLAVMMANSGGAWDNAKKYIESGQYGGKGSFCHKAGVVGDTVGDPFKDTAGPSLNILIKLMSMVSVVFAGLTVKYAPQISQWLGMN from the coding sequence ATGGCAAGAAAGTTACTGGTGGCGGGTTGCACTGCGGCGGGATTGTTCGCGACCGGGACGCCTTTATGGGCCGAGGAAGCGGCTGTCCAGTCGACGCGCTCCATCCCCACGATCTGGTGGGTCGCCCCGTTTGGTTCATTGGTTGCCCTGGGATTCGCCTTGATGTTTTATTTCTGGATGAAAAAGCAGAATCCGGGCGAGCCGGAAATGGTAAAGATTGCCGGCTATGTAAAAAAAGGCGCCATGGCTTACCTTAAACAGCAATACAAAGTGGTAGCTATCGTCTTTGTAATAATCTCAATCCTGTTAAGCATTATGGCATTCGGACTGGGCGTCCAGTCTGTCTGGGTGCCTTTCGCGTTCCTGACAGGCGGATTTTTCTCAGGATTATGCGGCTACCTCGGAATGCTCAGCGCGACCGAAGCCAGCTCCCGCACCGCCTTTGCCGCCAAGGACAGCCTTAATAAAGGCTTGAAAGTCGCTTTCCGAAGCGGCGCGGTCATGGGATTGATTGTGGTCGGGTTCGGACTGGTCGACATTTGCCTATGGTTCCTGCTCCTCTACAAAGGAGTCCCCGCGCTTCACCAAATTTATCCCAACTTCATTTTCTTCCAGCCGATGGAGTTGAAAGAAATAACCGTGGTCATGCTTTGCTTCGGAATGGGAGCTTCAACGCAGGCGTTATTCGCCCGTGTCGGCGGCGGTATTTTCACCAAAGCGGCTGATGTCGGTGCGGACCTGGTCGGCAAAGTGGAAGCCGGCATCCCGGAAGACGACCCCAGAAACCCGGCGGTCATCGCGGATAACGTCGGCGATAACGTCGGCGACGTCGCCGGAATGGGCGCGGACCTTTATGAATCTTACTGCGGCTCGATTCTTGCCTCAGCCGCCCTGGGCGCGGCAACCGCATTGAGCTTAAACGCCGACCCGCTACCCTGGGTAATACTGCCCATGATTATCGCCGGAATCGGCAATTTCCTTTCAATCATCGGCATTTACGCCGTCAGCACCAAGGAAAAGGCGACCCAAAAGGATTTGATGGCCTCGCTCTTCAGGGGAATTAACCTTTCGTCGCTCCTTATCGTGATATTCTCGGCTTTTGCCGTGTTCTATATTTTAAAAGATGTCGCCGGACTAGGAAACCCTGTCTTCATGGGAGTCTCAAGCGGCGCTATCGGAATCTGGCTGGCTATCGTGGTCGGGCTGGTCGTCGGCATAATCATCGGGAAATCAACCGAGTATTATACCTCCAGCGACTATAAACCCACCCAGCTGGTCGCCGAGCAGACCCAAACCGGACCGGCAACCACCATCATCTCCGGAATGGCGCTCGGTATGCTTTCAACCGCCATCCCGGTTATCTCCATCGGCATCGGCATGATGCTGAGCTACGGACTCTCCGGCGGATTCACCGACCCCATCCGCGGGCTTTACGGAATCGGGCTTGCCTCGGTCGGCATGCTTTCCACTCTCGGCATCACCCTGGCAACCGATGCCTACGGGCCGATTGCCGATAACGCGGGTGGAAACGCGCAGATGACCAATCAGCCTGCGTTTGTGCGTGAAAGAACGGACGCCCTTGATTCATTGGGCAACACTACCGCGGCAACCGGCAAAGGTTTTGCCATCGGCTCAGCCGCTCTGACCGCGCTGGCCCTGCTTGCCGCTTATATAGAAGAAATAAGAATCGGACTGGAAAGAGCCGGCACCACGGTAATCCAAATCGGCTCCGGAGCCGTTAACGTGGCGGGAGCAAGCCTGGATAACTTTATGGAGTTTTTCCAGATTACCCTGATGAACCCGAAAGTTCTGGTGGGCGCTTTTATCGGAAGCATGCTCGCCTTTGCGTTCGCCGCCATGTCCATGAAAGCGGTCGGGCGCGCCGCAGGCAGAATGGTCCAGGAAGTCCGCCGCCAGTTTAAAGAAATTAAGGGGCTATTGGAAGGCAAAGCCGAAGCGGATTACACCACCTGTGTTTCAATCGCCACCAAGGGCGCGCAGACGGAAATGATTCTGCCTGCTTCAATGGCTTTAATCGCCCCGGTCGCGGTCGGTCTCTTACTGGGCGTTCCGGGAGTGATGGGAATGCTCGTCGGCGGCCTTTCAACCGGTTTCGTCCTGGCGGTTATGATGGCAAACTCGGGCGGCGCCTGGGATAACGCCAAGAAATATATCGAAAGCGGCCAGTACGGCGGCAAAGGCTCTTTCTGCCATAAAGCCGGAGTGGTCGGCGATACAGTCGGCGACCCGTTCAAGGATACGGCCGGCCCTTCGCTTAACATCCTGATAAAACTGATGTCCATGGTATCAGTCGTCTTTGCGGGCCTTACCGTGAAATACGCCCCGCAAATTTCACAGTGGTTAGGTATGAACTAA
- a CDS encoding FtsQ-type POTRA domain-containing protein — MLKTLGLIPLYILRRWGIHLFVLGMSVFLLLLVHRKVYEHFDSDSRYMLDINAFKVANNPDWLIDQELRDAMNDSLILKVKTSSFDEDIINRLRQHYESNPWVKRVETIERRLPNDLKIKLELRRPYLAVAKNNKQVAYYLVDKDMVRLPGEYSELPAMPTVLPVVAGVAANPPLAGRIWSDKGLNAAVSVAAILDENNLLDTLKTKTIDVANIGGKINSKESEIVLVTQDKIRIEWGRPPDTDKFGELSVAEKINNIKTVLSACPQLKGVRYVKIQFDQPYIALEDK; from the coding sequence ATGCTGAAAACTTTGGGACTTATTCCTTTATACATCCTCCGCCGCTGGGGGATTCACCTTTTCGTTCTGGGCATGAGCGTTTTCCTCCTGCTTCTCGTCCACCGCAAGGTCTACGAACATTTTGACAGCGATTCGCGCTACATGCTCGATATCAACGCCTTCAAGGTTGCCAATAACCCGGACTGGCTGATTGACCAGGAACTGCGCGACGCGATGAACGATTCGCTCATCCTTAAAGTGAAAACGAGCTCCTTTGACGAGGATATCATCAACCGCCTGCGCCAGCATTATGAATCGAATCCCTGGGTAAAGCGTGTGGAGACAATCGAACGCCGTTTGCCCAATGACCTAAAAATCAAGCTGGAGCTGAGGCGTCCGTATCTGGCGGTCGCGAAGAATAATAAACAGGTGGCTTATTACCTGGTGGATAAGGATATGGTCAGGTTGCCCGGAGAATACAGTGAACTGCCTGCGATGCCCACGGTATTGCCGGTAGTGGCTGGGGTTGCCGCCAATCCGCCCCTCGCCGGCAGGATATGGAGCGATAAGGGCTTGAACGCGGCGGTGAGCGTGGCCGCGATACTGGATGAGAATAACCTCTTGGATACATTAAAGACCAAGACCATAGATGTCGCCAATATCGGCGGAAAGATTAATTCCAAGGAAAGCGAAATCGTTTTGGTGACGCAGGATAAAATCCGTATAGAATGGGGACGGCCGCCTGATACGGATAAGTTCGGCGAGCTCTCTGTGGCGGAAAAGATAAACAATATCAAAACCGTATTGAGCGCCTGCCCTCAGTTAAAGGGCGTCAGATACGTCAAGATACAGTTTGACCAGCCGTATATCGCACTGGAAGATAAATAG
- a CDS encoding Zn-ribbon domain-containing OB-fold protein, whose protein sequence is MKDLKHMSPIIIKQPYHIDYIHSYGQDSPFFAGLANGKLLGTKCPKCKYTYGTPKAHCMECGSPTEWFELPEVGRIHTFTVCHFGSEEFLKETPFILVLVEWDKVDTLFLSRLVGVDTSKPSLKLVGMKIKAQFKRNAKFRPTDVYFVPHSE, encoded by the coding sequence ATGAAGGACCTGAAGCACATGTCGCCCATTATCATCAAGCAGCCTTATCACATTGACTACATCCACAGCTACGGGCAGGATTCTCCCTTCTTTGCCGGACTGGCAAACGGCAAGCTTCTGGGCACCAAGTGCCCGAAGTGCAAATACACTTATGGGACGCCCAAGGCGCATTGCATGGAATGCGGGTCGCCGACCGAATGGTTCGAACTGCCGGAAGTGGGGCGCATCCATACATTTACAGTCTGCCATTTCGGGAGCGAAGAGTTCCTCAAGGAAACGCCTTTTATCCTTGTGCTAGTCGAATGGGATAAGGTAGATACATTATTCTTGAGCCGCCTCGTCGGCGTGGATACATCCAAGCCGAGTTTGAAGCTGGTAGGGATGAAAATCAAGGCGCAGTTCAAGAGGAACGCCAAATTCCGCCCGACGGATGTTTATTTTGTACCCCATTCTGAGTAA
- a CDS encoding thiolase domain-containing protein (Catalyzes the synthesis of acetoacetyl coenzyme A from two molecules of acetyl coenzyme A. It can also act as a thiolase, catalyzing the reverse reaction and generating two-carbon units from the four-carbon product of fatty acid oxidation), translated as MAFKKTRDVYFVSGGISKFAKARPDVTFQPMVKEAYDYALKDIGLENKQAPEVFDGSVASYFSDHFARQLMSGIMVQDYLGLCPLPSHRVEAGGATGGVCFQEAYKNIASGVMDTCVAYGFETMSHVNTWKGNEFIALASDVSFDYPVGGFYSGYYAMMVVRHMQEFGTTVEQLAKVSVKNHINAFHNKYAQKRKRLTVKDVRNSDMVAWPLTLLDICVMSDGAACGILASEDGIKKIKKATGKEPKNLVKVTGIGRGTDAMRMSDRPHKKVILLAHEKASDYKDLKYPGIHSFRAGRTASKLAYEHAGIKDPLKEIDFVELHDAYTSSEIQTYEDMGLCKYGEGGKFVESGAPFLPNIDYGLGKLPRQGEIPVNPSGGLIACGHPVGATGLMQAVFALWQLQGSMKKHLGDDTIQVKNAKRGAIHSHAGTGTYVTVSILEKA; from the coding sequence ATGGCGTTTAAAAAGACAAGGGATGTCTACTTTGTTTCAGGCGGCATAAGCAAATTTGCCAAGGCCCGCCCTGACGTGACATTCCAACCCATGGTGAAAGAAGCCTATGACTATGCCCTGAAGGATATCGGGCTTGAAAACAAACAAGCGCCGGAAGTGTTTGACGGAAGCGTTGCCTCTTATTTTTCCGACCACTTCGCGCGCCAGTTGATGTCAGGCATTATGGTTCAGGATTACCTTGGCCTTTGCCCCCTGCCCAGCCACCGAGTTGAGGCAGGCGGCGCGACCGGCGGAGTCTGTTTCCAGGAGGCCTATAAAAATATCGCATCCGGCGTCATGGATACCTGCGTCGCTTACGGATTCGAAACCATGTCCCACGTCAATACCTGGAAAGGGAATGAATTCATCGCGCTCGCCTCGGATGTCAGCTTTGATTATCCGGTGGGCGGATTTTATTCCGGCTATTACGCCATGATGGTCGTCCGGCACATGCAGGAATTCGGCACGACCGTGGAACAGCTGGCAAAGGTCTCCGTCAAGAACCATATCAACGCCTTCCATAATAAATACGCCCAGAAAAGGAAACGCCTGACCGTCAAGGATGTGCGTAATTCGGATATGGTCGCCTGGCCGCTGACCTTACTTGATATCTGCGTGATGAGCGACGGCGCGGCATGCGGCATTCTCGCCAGCGAAGACGGCATAAAGAAAATCAAGAAAGCCACCGGCAAGGAACCGAAGAACCTCGTCAAGGTCACCGGCATCGGCCGCGGCACGGATGCCATGCGTATGTCCGACCGTCCCCACAAGAAAGTGATTCTCCTGGCTCATGAAAAAGCCTCCGATTACAAAGACCTTAAATATCCGGGCATACATTCATTCCGCGCGGGACGCACCGCTTCCAAGCTCGCTTATGAGCATGCCGGGATTAAAGACCCGTTAAAGGAAATAGATTTCGTGGAACTGCATGATGCCTATACCTCATCGGAAATACAGACCTACGAGGATATGGGGCTGTGCAAATACGGAGAAGGCGGCAAGTTCGTGGAATCCGGCGCGCCTTTCCTCCCGAATATAGATTACGGTTTGGGCAAGCTCCCGCGCCAGGGCGAAATTCCGGTCAACCCTTCAGGCGGTTTGATTGCCTGCGGTCATCCGGTCGGCGCGACCGGCTTGATGCAGGCGGTCTTCGCGCTTTGGCAATTGCAGGGCTCGATGAAGAAACATCTGGGAGATGATACCATCCAGGTGAAGAACGCCAAGCGCGGCGCCATCCACAGCCACGCGGGAACCGGAACTTATGTCACAGTGTCTATATTGGAGAAAGCGTAA
- a CDS encoding cobalamin B12-binding domain-containing protein, whose translation MTDKIRVLVAKPGLDGHDRGAKVIACALRDAGMEVIYTGLHQTPEMIVNAALEEDVDVVGLSILSGAHMTIFPAVLKMLKSKGMKNVLLTGGGIIPEDDMPKLKNLGIGCLFTPGAPTTEIIDYIKTEVTKRKKSKK comes from the coding sequence ATGACAGATAAAATCAGAGTTCTCGTCGCCAAGCCCGGACTGGACGGACATGACCGCGGCGCCAAGGTGATTGCCTGCGCCCTGCGCGATGCCGGGATGGAGGTGATTTACACCGGACTCCACCAGACGCCGGAAATGATTGTCAACGCCGCGCTGGAAGAGGATGTCGATGTGGTCGGTTTATCCATTCTTTCCGGCGCCCATATGACCATTTTCCCGGCAGTCCTGAAAATGCTCAAATCAAAAGGTATGAAAAACGTATTGCTGACCGGCGGCGGAATAATCCCGGAAGACGATATGCCCAAGCTGAAAAATCTCGGCATCGGATGCCTCTTTACCCCGGGCGCGCCGACCACGGAAATAATCGATTACATAAAAACTGAAGTTACCAAACGCAAGAAAAGTAAAAAATAA
- a CDS encoding methylmalonyl-CoA mutase family protein, which produces MNDKTVIAKPETKSTPTPQKVVYTSADIPGFDYQRDLGAPGKFPYTRGVYPDMYRGQLWTMRQFSGFGTAKDTNKRYKFLLAHGQTGLSVAFDFPTLYGRDSDDTMAKGEVGRCGVAIASLENMETLFSGIPLDKVSTSMTINGPSAVLLAFYIAVGEKQGVPSTQLRGTIQNDILKEYIAQKSWIFPPKPSMRIITDILAFCADHVPKWNTISISGYHIREAGSTAVQELAFTLADGFAYVEAGIAAGMDVDKFAPRLSFFFNSHLDFFEEIAKYRAARRIWSKRMRDKYKAKDQRSYLMRFHTQTAGCTLTAQQPENNIVRTAYQGLSAVLGGTQSLHTNSMDETLALPTEHAVRIALRTQQIIAYESGVTNTIDPLGGSYYVEALTNKMEAAAEEYFKKIDSFGGVIPAIEQGFFQREIASSAYQYQKEIEAKKRIIIGINEFVEDTPPDIELLKISTKVEHDQNQGLKKLRRRRDNAKVKKCLEAIKAAARGTDNLMPKILEAAKCYTTLGEIINTLKKVFGEYKEPPIFW; this is translated from the coding sequence ATGAATGATAAAACTGTCATAGCAAAGCCGGAAACCAAATCAACGCCTACGCCCCAAAAAGTCGTTTACACTTCTGCTGATATCCCCGGCTTTGATTACCAGCGCGATTTGGGTGCGCCCGGCAAATTCCCTTATACACGCGGAGTCTATCCGGATATGTACCGCGGCCAGCTCTGGACCATGCGCCAGTTTTCCGGGTTCGGCACCGCCAAGGACACCAATAAGCGCTATAAATTCCTGCTTGCGCACGGACAGACCGGTTTATCGGTCGCCTTTGATTTTCCCACGCTTTACGGGCGCGATTCGGACGACACAATGGCAAAAGGCGAAGTCGGCCGTTGCGGCGTGGCAATCGCTTCGCTTGAAAACATGGAAACGCTTTTTAGCGGCATCCCGCTTGACAAGGTTTCCACCTCGATGACCATAAACGGGCCTTCCGCGGTCTTGCTGGCTTTTTATATCGCGGTAGGAGAAAAGCAGGGCGTGCCTTCAACGCAGCTCAGGGGTACGATACAAAATGATATCCTAAAAGAATACATCGCGCAGAAATCCTGGATTTTCCCGCCCAAGCCTTCGATGCGCATTATCACGGATATACTTGCTTTCTGCGCGGACCACGTTCCGAAATGGAATACGATTTCCATCAGCGGTTATCACATACGCGAAGCCGGCTCGACCGCCGTGCAAGAGTTGGCGTTTACATTAGCCGATGGATTCGCCTATGTGGAAGCAGGCATCGCCGCCGGGATGGATGTGGATAAATTCGCCCCGCGCCTGTCGTTCTTCTTTAATTCACACCTGGATTTCTTCGAGGAAATCGCCAAATACCGCGCGGCGCGCCGTATCTGGTCCAAACGGATGCGCGATAAATACAAGGCCAAAGACCAGCGTTCTTACCTCATGCGTTTCCATACCCAGACCGCCGGATGCACGCTGACTGCGCAACAGCCGGAAAACAACATCGTCCGCACGGCTTACCAGGGACTCTCGGCCGTTTTAGGCGGGACACAGAGCCTGCATACAAACTCCATGGATGAAACGCTGGCTCTCCCGACCGAACACGCGGTCCGGATTGCCCTGCGCACCCAGCAGATTATCGCCTATGAATCGGGCGTCACCAATACAATCGACCCCCTGGGCGGCTCGTATTATGTCGAAGCGCTTACCAATAAGATGGAAGCGGCGGCCGAGGAATATTTTAAGAAGATAGATTCCTTCGGCGGGGTGATTCCGGCAATCGAGCAGGGTTTCTTCCAGCGGGAAATCGCCAGCTCCGCTTACCAATACCAGAAAGAAATCGAAGCGAAAAAGCGTATTATCATCGGCATAAACGAATTCGTCGAGGATACGCCGCCCGATATCGAGCTTCTTAAGATTTCCACCAAGGTGGAACACGACCAGAACCAGGGCTTAAAGAAACTGCGCCGGCGCCGCGATAACGCGAAAGTAAAGAAATGCCTGGAAGCAATTAAAGCTGCCGCGCGCGGCACGGATAACCTGATGCCCAAAATTCTCGAAGCGGCCAAGTGCTATACAACCCTGGGCGAAATTATCAATACATTAAAGAAGGTCTTCGGCGAATACAAAGAACCGCCGATTTTCTGGTAG
- a CDS encoding Ppx/GppA family phosphatase, protein MHKLAVIDLGTNSVKLLIAKVNPPPHFRIVPLYERVVITRIGRNLKTTQRLDKSGSNKTLQLIKGFTRQCRKKNISDIFILGTNALREAKDSAEFIHELKRETGLRIKVVSGREEAYFSYLGAVDSLRKEKNLVIDIGGGSTELVYGIGPKVKWWKSIPMGAVKLTELCVHSDPILKSDYDKLLKQIKRRLPAKATPKPVNCYGVGGTVVTLAAVAKKLKKLTPGKIEGYLLTRNKVTELLKLLCRMNITQRMEINGIEKERADIIPAGTAILSAIMDLWNIKTIKVSSRGLRYGFIKNNALIKPKD, encoded by the coding sequence ATGCATAAACTCGCGGTCATCGATTTAGGCACCAATTCGGTAAAGCTGCTCATAGCTAAAGTTAATCCACCCCCTCATTTCAGGATTGTTCCGCTTTATGAACGGGTTGTCATCACCAGAATCGGCCGGAACTTGAAAACTACGCAACGGCTTGACAAATCCGGTTCCAATAAAACATTACAATTGATAAAAGGTTTTACGCGCCAATGCCGCAAGAAAAACATCAGCGACATATTTATCCTGGGAACAAACGCATTGCGGGAGGCAAAAGATTCCGCTGAATTCATCCATGAGCTCAAAAGGGAAACAGGGCTAAGGATTAAGGTCGTCTCAGGCCGCGAGGAGGCATATTTTTCATACCTTGGCGCTGTTGATTCCTTACGCAAAGAGAAAAACCTGGTGATTGATATCGGCGGCGGCAGCACGGAGCTTGTTTATGGAATAGGACCTAAAGTAAAATGGTGGAAGAGCATACCGATGGGCGCGGTGAAACTGACGGAATTATGCGTTCATTCAGACCCGATATTGAAATCCGATTACGATAAACTATTGAAGCAAATCAAACGCCGACTTCCGGCCAAAGCAACGCCTAAACCGGTTAATTGTTACGGGGTGGGCGGAACCGTAGTCACCCTGGCGGCTGTGGCCAAAAAACTAAAGAAACTGACTCCAGGAAAAATAGAAGGCTATCTATTGACCAGAAACAAGGTAACCGAATTGCTGAAATTATTATGCCGGATGAATATTACCCAGCGCATGGAAATAAACGGGATTGAAAAAGAAAGGGCTGATATCATCCCGGCAGGAACAGCAATCCTTTCGGCAATCATGGATTTGTGGAACATAAAAACCATTAAGGTATCATCCCGGGGTTTGCGTTACGGCTTTATCAAAAACAACGCACTCATTAAGCCAAAAGATTAA